Within the Micromonospora citrea genome, the region CGCCACCTTGATCCCGACCACCGATTCGAGGGCGGCCAGCCGGGCCCAGAAACCCCGGGACAGCTCCCGGCCGCCGACGGCCGGCTGGAGGTAGAAGCCGATCACCGGCAGCACCTCGCCGACCGCGCGGGCGCGCTCGACGAGGGCGTCCTCGTCCAGCGGCGCGTACGGCGACAGCAGCACCATGTGGTAGCCGAGCGACGCGGCCAGTTCCGCCTCGGCGACGGCCTGGGCGGTGTCCCCGCAGGCGCCGGCGACAAGCACGGCGTCCGAGCCGGCGGCCGTCTCGGCGGCCAACTCCAGCACCGGGGCGAGCAGGCCGACCTTCGGGTCGTGGATGGCGAACTGGGTGGTGTGCACCCCGACGGCGATGCCGCCCGCGCCCGAGGCCAGGTAGTAGCGGGTCAGCGCGCGCTGCCGGCGCTCGTCGAGGCGGCGGTCGGCGGTCAGCGCGAGCGGATGCGCGGGGATGACGCAGCCGCGCCGGAACCGGGCCAGGGCCGAGGTCTGTCGGGTGCTCGATGCGGTCAACACGGTCTCTCCTAGAAGTTGCCGTCGCGGCGCTGGAAACCGGTCGGCTTGCCGAGCAGGGGTTGGCCGGCGGCGACCCAGTCCGCCGTCAGGTCGATCAGTTCGGCGACCGGCACGTCGGGGTAGCCGAAGAGCCGGTGGCAGAGCTGGGCGTTGGACAGCAGCGCGGTCGGCGCCTCGGTACCGGTGAAGGCCGGCTCACGGCCCAGGCGGGCGGCGAGCGCGGTGGCGGCCTGCCGGACCGACACCAGCTCCGGCCCGGTCAGGTTCAACACGAACGGCGGTGTCCGCGTGTGGTGCAGGGCCCGCAGGGTGACCTCGTTGGCGTAGCCCTGCCAGACGATGTTGGCGTGGCCCATCATGAGGTCCACGGCCTCGCCGGCGTGCACGGCGCGGGCGATGTCGACGAGGACGCCGTAGCGCATCTCGACGGCGTAGTTGAGTCGGATCAGGGCCAGCGGGGTCTCGTCGCGCAGCGCGAAGTGGGTGAGGATGCGCTCGCGGCCCAGGCAGGACATGGCGTACTCGCCGACCGGCTGGACCGGGGTCTGCTCGACGCAGCCGCCGGAGGCCACCGGGACCAGCGGGTAGACGTTGCCGGTGCTCAGCGCCACCAGGCGGGAGCCGGCGAAGCGCTGCGCGACCCGGCCGGGCAGGTAGGTGTTGGTGGCCCAGGTGGCGTGCTCGCGGCCGGAGGTGCCGAACTTGGCCCCGACCAGGAAGACCACGTTCGCCGCGTCGGGCAGCGCGGCCAGGGCGGCGTCGTCGGTGACGTCGGCCTCGACCACCACAGCGCCCTCGCCGCGCAGCGCGTCGGCCAGCCCCGCCTCGGAGAAGCGGGACACCGCGACGACCCGGGCGCCGGTGCCCGCCGCCGCGACGCCCCGCAGCGCCAGCCGGACCAGGCTGGGCCCCAGCTTGCCGCCCGCCCCGAGGATCAGGATGTCGCCGTCGAGCTTGCGCAGGTCGTCCACCAGGACGTCCCGCGGGCGCGAGAGCCGCTCCTCCAGTTCCGCCACCGTACGCATGCCAGCCACACCCCTTCCGAAGTAACGGTCATGACCGTAACTTCCGGCTGAAGGGGCGTCAAGGCACCCGGCGCGCCGATCGGGCCGGCGGGAGGTCAGGCCACGGCGCGCGCCGAGGCGAGGACGTCCAGAACGGCGCGGGTCTGCGCCCACGGCACCGGACTCGGCCCACCCCGGACCATGCCGACGAACGCGTCGATGGTCGCCCGGTAGCCCAGCTCGTCGGCCCCGCCGCGCAGCACCACCCGGCGCTCCCCGGCGGCGGTGTGCACAGTGACCTCGTAGGCCTCGCCGTCGCTGACCCCGAGCACCTCCACCGTGCCGGGCACCCCGTCGGCCCACTGCACGGCCAGCAGCCCGGTGTCCTCCGAGCGCAGCCCCCGGTGCCGGCGCACGGCACCGGCGGCCCCGACCAGGCGCACCGCCGGCCCGAGCAGCGCGACCAGCAGCTCCACCCCGTGCAGGCCCATCATCACCAGGGTGCCGCCGCCGATTGCCGGGTCGTCCTGCCACGGGTTGTAGCCGGTGGCCCAGAGCCCGACGTCGTGCCGCACCGTGGCGCGTACCGACAGCACCTCCTCGCGCGGCACGTCGAACGCGACGAACTCCGGGGCGAAGCGCAGCACCGACGAGGTGAGCACCAGCTCGGGCGCCCGCGCCACGACGGGCTCCAGCCGGTCGAGCTGCGCCGCGGTGGCGGCGGCCGGCTTGTTGACGAAACAGGGCAGCCCGCGCTCCAGCACCCGGGCCAGCGCGTCCGGCACGTCCGACGTGGGGACGGTGAGCACCACGCCGTCCGGGCCGGTCGCCAGCAGCGCGGCCAGGTCCGGCGCCACGACCGCGTCCGGCTGCTCGGCCCGGAACCGCGCCAGCCGCTGCGGATCGGGCTCCCACACCACCAGCTCCGCGTCGTCGCGCAGGGTGCGGGCGTCGGTGTAGGGGTGACTGGTGGCCAGTCCGGCGAGGGCGATGCGCATGAGCGCAGAGGCTACTCATCCGCCCTCGGCCCGCGCCAGGGCAGGTCAGGCCCGTTCAGCCGGTGCGGTCGAGGTCCGCCGGGCGCACCTCGTGGCGCAGCGGCAGCCCGCGCAGGAACCGGTCGACCTCGGCGACGACGATGTCGGCGGCGCGCCGCCGCGAGCCGACCGTTCCCGCCGCCTCGTGCGGGGTCAGCAGCACGTTCGGCAGCCGCCGCAACGGATGGTCGACCGGCAGCGGCTCGGCGTCGAACACGTCCAGCGCGGCGTCGATCCGCCCCGTGCGCAGCGCGGCGAGCAGCGCGGCCTCGTCCACCAGCGCCGAGCGGGCGGTGTTGACCAGCAGCGCGCCGTCGGGCAGCAGGGCCAGCTCGCGCGCGCCGATCATCCCGACGGTCTCCGGCAGCACCGGCGCGTGCAGGGACACCACGAGGCTGCGGCCGAGCAGGTCGGCCAGGTCGGCCCGCTCGACGCCGAGCGTCGCCGCCTCCGCGTCGGAGAGGTACGGGTCGGCCACCAGCACCCGCGCGCCGAGCGCCCGGACCAGGCCGAGGTAGCACCGGCCGGTCCGGGACGCGCCGACCACCCCGACCGTCGCGCCGCGCAGCTCCCGCCGGGGCGGTGCGGCCTTCGCGGTCGCCCAGTCGACCCCGGTGCGCAACGCATGGTCGAAGCGGTGCAGCCCGTGCAGCAGGGCGAGGGTGAGCGCGAGCGCCTGTTCCCCCACCGCGTACGCCATCGCCTCGCCGGCCTGGGTGACGCGGACGCCCCGGGCGAAGCTGTCGGCGGTGACGAACGGTTTCACGCTGGCCCCGGTGTGCGCGAGCAGCCGCAGCCGGGGCGCGGCGGCGAGCACCGCCGACGTCAGCGGGGCGCAGCCCCAGCCGGTGACGACGACGTCGGCGTCGGCGAGCAGTCCGGCGAGCACGGTCTCGTCGCCGACGTCGTCGCCGGCGTCGGGCAGCCGCACCTCCCCCAGCCGGCGCAGCGCCGCCCACGCGTCGGCGTCGAAGAACAGCTCGCGGACCTCGGGCGACGCCGCCACCGCGATGACGCTCACCCCTTGATGCCCGTGGTGGAGACGCCCTCCTGGAAGTAGCGCTGCCCGATCAGGTACGCCATGAAGATCGGCACGAACGCCACCACCGACCCGGCGAGCAGCATGTTCAACGCGACGTTCTCCTGCTGCAGCGAGGCGATGCCGGTGGTGAGGGTACGCATGTCGAGGCTCTGCCCCACGATGAGCGGCCAGAGGAAGTCGTTCCAGTGCCACAGGAAGACGAACACGCCGAGCGTGGCGAGGATCGGCTTGATCAGCGGCAGCACGATCGAGACGTACACCCGCCACTCGGAGCAGCCGTCGAGGCGGGCGGCCTCGAACAGCGAGTCGGGCAGCGACGCGATGAACTGCCGCATCAGGAACACCGCCTGGGCGTTGGCCAGGGTCGGCACGATCATGCCCCAGTACGTGTCCACCCCGTTGAGCTCGCTGATGATGATGAAGGTCGGGATCATCGTGACGTGGTACGGCACCATCAGCATCGCCAGGAACGACCAGAACATCGTCTCCTTGCCCGGGAACCGCTTCTTGGCGAAGGCGTAGCCGGCCATCGAGGCGAACAGCAGCACGCCGACCACCGACACGACCGAGTAGACGACGGTGTTCCACATCCAGCGCAGCACGCTCTTGGCGCCGATGACCTGGTCGTACGCCTCGGTGGAGAACGGCCAGGGCAGCAGGCTGTCGGGGAACGTCACGGGCCCGGTCGGCTTGAACGACAGCACGACCATCGCGTAGAAGGGGAAGAGCGTGACCGCCGCGCCGACCAGCAGCAGCGCGGTGCGCCCGACCAGCCAACCCGGGCTGGCCCGGCCGGGCCGGTACGGCCGCCGGGAGCCCCTGGGCGGCACCGGCGGGGCGGGGGCGGCGGTGGCCGGCGGCGTGATCGTGTCCGTCATTCTTCCCTCCCGAGGGTCAGCCGCTGGATCAGCGCCACGACGATCGTCATGACGAACAGCGCGACCCCGATGGCGCTGGCGTAGCCCAGGTCGAAGTACTTGAAGCCCTGGTCGTAGAGGAGATATACGATGCTGTAGCTGGAGCGCACCGGGCCGCCGCCGGTCATCACGTAGATCATGTCGAAGACCTGGACCGACACGGTCGTCTCGATGATGGCCACGAAGAACAGCGCGGGCCGCAGCTGGGGCAGCGTGACGTAGCGGAAGCGCTGCCAGGCGGAGGCGCCGTCGGTGAGCGCGGCCTCCTCCAGCTCCGCCGGGATGTCCTGGAGCCGGGCGAGCAGGATGAGCATGCCGTAGCCGAAGCGGGACCAGACCGAGACCAGCACCAGCGCCGGGACCACCAGCGCGCTGTCGGCGAGCCAGGAGCCGGCCGGCAGCCCGATCGCGCCCATCGCCCGCGACCACGGCCCGTCCTCGGCGAAGACCCAGGTGAAGACCACGCCGGCCAGGACCAGGCTGGTCACCACCGGCAGGAAGAAGACGGACCGGAAGAGCTTCGCGCCGCGGAAGGCCCGCCGGGTCAGCAGGGCCATGCCGAGCGAGGCCAGCATCGACAGCGGTACGGACAGCACGGTGAACAGGACCGTCACGCGCAGCGCCGACCAGAACGTGGGGTCGTCGACGAGCCGGCGGAAGTTCTCCAGCCCGACGAAGCCGGTCTCGCCGCCGATGGTGTAGTCGGTGAAGCCGAGGACCACCCCGGCGATCGCCGGCCCGAACCGGAACACGACGAAGAGCACCAGGAACGGCAGGACGAACAGCAGCGCCGTGCCGGCCTCGCGGGCGGAGGGGCGGCGCACGCGTACGCGCGGACGGCTCCCCGGTAGTGCAACCATCTGACACCCTTTCCCGGCGGCGGCGGTGGGCGTCGAGGCGCCCACCGCCGACCGCGTCAGCGCTATCCGAGCAGCGGAGCGGCGGCCTTCGCCGCGTCGTCGAGCGCCTGCTCCACGGACTTCTTGCCGAGCAGGGCGGCCTGGATCTCCGGGGAGAGCACGCCCTGGACGTCGCGCGCCTTCTCGTGCAGCGGGCCGACCGTGCTGGTGGACACCTGCTTCTCCTGCTCACCGAGGACCGGGTCGCCGGCGTAGAGGGTGCCGGTGGACTTGCGCGGGGAGAAGAAGCCGGCGGCCAGGTCGTACTTCTTGGTCTGCTCGGCGTTGGTGGCGAAGGCGAGCCACTTGCCGGCGGCCTCCTTGTTCTTGGCGGTCTTCAGCATCGACAGCGAGCCGACGGTGCCGTAACCGATCTGTTTGGTGTCGGTGAAGTGCGGGACGACCTGGATGTTCTCCTTGCCCCAGAACTTCTCGACCTCCGCGACCGGCACGTGCCAGACGCAGCCGACCTTGTTCTGCGCGATCCGGGTCTGCTCGATCGGCGGGCCGGCGGTGATCAGCGACTTGTCGACGTGGCCGCCGTCGACGAGCTGCTTGAGGAAGTTCAGCGCCTTCTTCCCGGCGTCGCTGTTGAACGCGACCGACTTGCCGTCGGGGCTGAACACGTCGCCGCCGGCCTGCCAGAGCAGCGGGTAGAAGGTCTGGTTGAGGGTCTGCTTGGCGTCACCGGCGTACGCGGTGACGTCGTAGCCCTTGGCCTTGAACTTGGGGGCCAGGGCGAGCAGGTCGGTCCAGCTGGTGGGGTAGTTCGTCTCCCCGACCGCCGCGAAGACCTTCTTGTTGCAGATCGGCGTGGCGGCGCTGGTGAGGATCGGGGCGCCCATCATCTTGCCGTCGATGGAGACCGCCTGTACGACGTTCTGGTGGTAGTCGCTCTTGGCCGCGTCGTCGAGGTACTTGTCGACGGGCTCGATGTTGCGGGCGTACTTGGGCAGCTGGTCGGGGATGAGGTAGACGACGTCCGGCCCCTTGTTGCCCGCGATCGCGGTGGCGAGCGCCTGGTCGCGGTTGGCCCAGGGGAAGATCTCCGTCTTGACCTCGATATCGGGGTTCGCGGCCTGGAACGCCTTGATCGTCTCGTCCCAGTGCGCGCGGTGCTTCGCCTCGTCGACGATCACCGGATATGTCCACATCGTCACGGTTGCCTTGCCGGAGTCACCGGAGCCGGAACCGCCGCAGCCCGTGGCCGCGAGAGCGGCGACGAGCGCCACCGCCACGGCCGACAGGCTCTTCCGAACACGCATCTCGCATCCTTCCGGGGGAGTCATGTTCGCAGTACATTAACTTACGGTCCGGGCCGATACTAGAGCCCGCAAGTACCGAGGTCACATCGTTACTGATCGTGCAAATGCCTGGACGGATCGATCCAGATCCGTAATAGCGAAGGATCCCGATGACCGTCACCCTCGCCGTCGTCGGCGCCGGCAACCGCGGCAGCACGTACGCCGGATTCGCGCTGCGCCACCCCGAGCGCGCCCGCGTCGTCGCGGTCGCCGACCCCCGGCCCGCCCACCGGGCCGCGCTCGCCGACGCCCACGGCGTCGCGGCGTCCGCGACGTTCGACTCCTGGCAGGACCTCGTCACGCGGCCCCGGCTGGCCGACGCCGTCGTGCTGGCCACCCCGGACCGGGAGCACGCCGAACCGGCCGCCCGCCTCGCCGACCTCGGCTACCACATCCTGCTGGAGAAGCCGATCGCGCCCAGCGAGGCCGAGTGCGAGGCGGTCGCCGCAGCCGCCGAGCGCACCGGCGTGCTGCTCGCCGTCTGCCACGTGCTGCGCTACACCCGCTACACCGACGCCGTGAAGCGGCACGTCGACGCCGGGGCGCTGGGCCGGATCATCGGCGTGGAACACCTGGAGCCGGTGGGCTGGTGGCACTTCGCGCACTCCTACGTACGCGGCAACTGGCACCGCGCCGAGGACTCCTCCAGCAGCCTGCTCGCCAAGTGCTGCCATGACCTGGACTGGCTGCGCTACATCGTCGACGACACCCCGGCGCGGGTCAGCAGCGTCGGGGCGCTGCACCACTTCCACCCCGGCAACCGGCCGCGCGGCGCGGCCGACCGCTGCCTCGACTGCCGCGTCGAGCCGACCTGCCCGTACTCCGCCGTCCGCTTCTACCGCGACTGCCTGGCCGATCCCGACCGGCACGAGTGGCCGCTGTCGGTGCTCACCCGCGACCTGACCGACGCGGGGGTCGACGCCGCCCTGCGCGAGGGGCCGTACGGGCGGTGCGTCTACGGCGGCGGCAACGACGTCGCAGACCACCAGAGCGTGACCGTCTCCTTCGCCGGCGGCGCGACCGCCACGCTCACCATGAGCGCCTTCACCCCCGGCGGGCACCGGCGCACCCGGATCATGGGCACCCACGGCTTCCTGGAGGGCGACGGCGAACAGGTCACCGTGACCGACTTCGTCACCGGCTCCACCGTCACCACCGACACCCGGGGCGGCGGCGCGGACGCCGGCTCCGGCCACGGCGGCGGCGACATGGCACTGATGGCGGCCTTCGTCGAGGCGGTCGCCACCGGCGACCGGTCGCGGATGCGCTCCGGGCCGCGGGAGTCCCTGGACAGCCACCGGATGGCGTTCGCCGCCGAACGCAGCCGGCTCGCCGGCGGCACCCCCGTGGCGCTTCCCGCACCCTGAACCGGACGCGGCGAACGGCTGGCACTTCCCGGCTCAGACCCGGTCCGTGATCTACCCTGAGTGCGGAGTGCCGGTGCGGCGCCCCTGGGACCGGCGGCGTGAGCGGGGCCTGCTGCCGTCAGGGGCCGGTCGGCACGTGCCGCTGACCGCAGGACGGGGCGGTGACCGGCGCGCCGGGCGAGACGGTGGACAGGCGCGAACCCGGGCGCCGTTCGCAGCGATGAGTTCGCCGGCGCCGGCAGGTCAACCCTCCGACCGAGACGACCAACCCACCGGGAGCCAGGGCATGGGCCAGATCCACATCGAACTCTTCGCGACCCTCGACCTCGTCGGGCAGTCGCCCGGCAGCCCCGACGAGGACCCGGCGGGCTTCCCGTTCGGTGGCTGGCAGGCGCCCCTGCTGGACGAGGTGTCCGGGGCGCAGGTCGGCGCCGCGTACGAGGGCACGGACGCCCTCCTGCTCGGCCGGCGGACGTACGACATCTTCGCCGCCTACTGGCCGCACCAGGAGGGCGGCCAGGACAACGAGATCGCCACGCTGTTCAACAGCGTCCCGAAGTACGTGGCCTCCCGCGGCCGCCCCGACCTCTCCTGGGCCGGATCCACGCAGCTCGGCCCGGACCTGGCCGGCGCGGTGCGCGAGGTCCGCGAGCGGCACGAGCACGTCAAGGTCGTCGGGAGCCTGAACCTGGTGCAGACCCTCCTGCGCGAGAAGCTCTTCGACCGGCTCGACCTCTGGGTGCACCCGATCGTCCTCGGCGTCGGGAAGAAGGTGTTCGACGGCGGCGCGGTGCCCACGAGCCTCACCCTGCTCGAACCGCCGGCAGCCGGCCCGAAGGGCACCGTCTACCTGCGCTACGGGCTCGTCGACGGCACGCCCGGAACGGGCGACATGGGCGCACCCGATCGCGGCGCCGGACGCGACGACTGACGCCGCCCCGCCCCGGCGGCTCGGGGCGGCGGCGGTGGTGGGTCCGGGCGGCGTCGGTGGTGGGTTCGCCGGGACTCGCGCCCGAGGAGCACGGGACGTCGCCGCGACGGGTGGCCCGGGCCTACCCGTTGCCGAGGGTGGGCACGCCGTGGACGAGCAGGACCACCCCGTCCGTGGCGGCCACCCGGTCGCGGGCGATGTCCTGGTATTCGGGGGAGGTGGCCCACCGCTCGAAGCTCTCGCGGCTGTCGAAGGCCACCAGGACGACCTTGTCGTGGCGCCAGTCCCCCTCGACGACCCGCGGAGCCTCGTCGGCGGCGAGCAGCCGGCCCCCGTACGCGGACAGCACCGGCATGAAGGCGGCCGCGTACCGGTCGTAACGCTCCCGGTCGTGAATGGAGATCTGCGCGAGCGCGTAGACGGTCACAGCCTCAGGTTACCCACTGGTAGGCAGTGGCGGAGCCCCTCGACGCGCTTGCGTACGGCCAACGGTAAGTCTACGCTTACCGTTCGTGGACACTGACGGACTGGGGGCGCTCGGCCTGCTCGGCGACCCCACCCGCCGCGCGATCGTCGAACTGCTGGCACGGCACCCCCGCTCCGTGGGCGAGCTGGCCGGGGAACTGCCGATCAGCCGGCCGGCGGTCTCCCAGCACCTGCGGGCACTCAAGGACGGCGGCCTGGTCGTCGACCGGGCCGCCGGCACCCGCCGGGTCTACCGGCTCGACCCGGCCGGGCTGGCCGCCGTGCGGGCATACCTGGACCGGCTCTGGAACGAGTCACTCACCGCCTTCCAGCAGGCCGCCGAGGCGGCCCCCACCGACGACGAAACCGACAGGAGCCTCGAATGAACGCCACACCCGCGATCCCCCCGATCCGCCGGACGATCACCGTCGCGGCGCCCGTCGAACGGGCCTTCCGCGTCTTCACCGATTCCGTCGACAGCTGGTGGCCCGCCGAATACCACATCGGCCGGGCCGACTACGCCGGTGCGGTGCTGGAGCAGGGCGAGGGCGGCCGGTGGTACGAGCGCGGCGCCGACGGGAGCGAGTGCGACTGGGGGCGCGTGCTCGCCTGGGAGCCCCCGCACCGGCTGGTGCTGACCTGGCAGATCAACGGCGACTGGCAGTACGACCCGGACCCGGGGCGCGCCAGCGAGATCGAGGTGCGGTTCACCCCGGCGGGGCCCGACCAGACGGTGGTCGAGCTGGAACACCGCCACCTCGAACGGCTCGCCGGCGGCCAGGCGATGCACGACGCCGTCGGTGGCGACGGCGGCTGGACCGGCGTCCTCGAACGATTCGCCAAGGTCGCGGGCGACGAGACCGGCGGCTGACGCCCCGGCAGGATCGCCCTCACCTCGACGGCTGTCCGGTCACGACGGCCGAGAACTCGCCGCCGGCCTCGGTGGCGCCCCCCGCGCCCCGCACGGTGTGCCTCACCACCCGACGGCTGCCCCCGCGAGTCCCCTCGACGAGGGAGCGTCCTGCCCCGCGTAGGTGATCACCCGAGGTGGGGCGGACGCGAAGACTGCGACCATGACGGTCAACAAACTGCTCCGCACGGCCCTGCACGCCCCTCCGGCGAACAGCGACACCGAGCGGCCCGTTCCGCGCTGGGTGCTGCGACTCGCCTACGCGATGCCGCTGCTCCTGCTGCCCTCCTGCCTGTGGCGGCTGCCCTTCGCCTTCCACTTCGAGATGGGGCAGCTGCACGAGGGGGGCATGCCGGGCCTCTGGTTGAGCATCCCGTACGTGTTCGGCCTGAGCGTGCTGTCGGAGCTGATCGCCTTCCTGTGCATCGGGCTGGTGCGCCGCTGGGGTGAGGTCGCGCCGGCCTGGATCCCGTTCATCGGCGGCAGGCCGATCCGGCCCCTCGCGGCGGTCGTCCCCGCGGTGCTCGGCGGGCTGGCCCTCACCGTCCTGTTCGGTTCCGTACCGGTCGGCGACGGCCAGACCCTCACCGTGTTCGGCGTGGGCGAGGACACCCCCTACGTCAACGGCTGGTGGAAGGCCCTCGCGATGGTCTGCACCGCCCCGATCCGCGTCTGGGGGCCGGTCGTCCTCGTGCTCGCCGTCGCCTACCACCTGCGCCGCCGCGCGGTCAGGACCGACCCGACCCCCGCCCCCGCGCACGGATGACCTCCGCGACGACGCCCGCCGGCGGCGCGGTCACCGCTGCCAGCGGACGACCCCGCCGACCACCGTGAGCGCCACCGTGATGTCGCGCAGGCCCGCCGGCTCGACCTGGTACGGGTCGACGGGCAGCGCGATGAAGTCGGCGAGCATCCCCGGGCGCAGCCGCCCCTTCAGATGCTCCTCGTAGGAGGCGTACGCCCCGGCGACGGTGAAGCCGTGCAGCGCCGCGTCGAGGTCGAGCCGCTCGTGCGGATCCACGCCGCCGGGCGGGGTGCCGTCGGGCTGCTGCCGGGTGACCGCCGCGTGGATGCCGTGGAACGGGTCCGGGTCCTCCACCGGGGCGTCCGAGCCGAACGCCACCGTCGCGCCGGCGTCGAGCAGGCTGCGCCAGGCGTACGAGGCCAGGTCACGGCCGGCGAGCATGCTGGCGGTCAGGGGGATGTCGCTGGTGCAGTGGGTCGGCTGCATCGAGGCGATCACCCCCAACCGGGCGAGCAGCGGCACGTCCGCCGGCCGCAGGTGCTGGGTGTGTTCGATCCGGTGCCGCAGCCGCCGTACCGTCGCCGCGCCGGCCGGGTCCGTACGCGCCCGCTCCTGCCACCGGGCGTACGCCTCCAGCACCATCTGGTTGGCCGCGTCGCCGATGGCGTGCGCCGCGACGGCGATGCCGGCCCCGGCCGCCTTCGCCACCAGTCGCTCGAACTCCTCCGCCGGCGTGACGGCGATGCCGTGGTTGCCCGGCTCGCCGTCGTACGGCTCGGTCATCAGGCAGGTGTGCGAGCCGAGCGCCCCGTCGGTGAAGATCTTCACCGGGCCGGTACGCAGCCAGCGGTCCCCGTCGCCGGTCGCCCAGCCTCCGTCGATGGCCTCGTCCAGCGCGGTCGACGGGATCGACTTGTGCACCCGCAGCGGCAGCTCGCCCCGGGCGTACAGGGTCTCGTAGGCGGCCCGGCAGTCCTGCCCGTCGATGTCGTGGATGCTGGTGAGGCCGACGGCGAGCAGCCGGGGCAGGTGGGTGCGCAACTGCGCGACCAGGTCACCGGCGAGCGAGGTGCGCATGACGTCGGCGGCCGCGTCGCCGGCCGCCTCCCGCAGGATTCCGGTCGGCTCGCCGCGTTCGTCGCGGACGATCTGCCCGCCGATCGGATCGGGGGTGCCGGCGTCGATGCCGAGCCGCCGGAGGGCGGCGGTGTTGACCCACGTGGTGTGCCCGTCGACGCTGGGCAGCACGGCGGGCCGATCCGGGCAGACGCGGTCCAGGTCGGCCCGCGTCGGCTGCACCGGCCGGTCCCACTTGTGGCTGTCCCAGCGCCCGCCGAAGAGCCAGGCGTCGGGCGGCAGGGTGGCGGCGTGCCGGGCGATCCGCGCCAGCGCCTCGTCGAGGCTGGTCGTGCCGCGCAGGTCCACCTGCTCCAGGCCACGCACGTAGGACGCCGAGTGGAGGTGGCTGTCGATCAGCCCGGGCAGCACCGTCATCCCGCCGAGGTCGATCCGGCGTGCCCCGACGCCGGCGCGGTCGCGGCACTCGTCGAGGCTGCCGACGGCGACGAGCCGCTCGCCGCGCACCAGCATGGCCTCGGCCATGGGGCGCGCGGGATCGAGCGTGTGGATGCGGGCGTTCTCGAAAACCGTACCGGTCATGGGGGCTGCCTGTTCGACGGCTGGACGGGGGGCACCCATGGTAGGCGGTTCGGTGCGCGACGCCG harbors:
- a CDS encoding dihydrofolate reductase family protein encodes the protein MGQIHIELFATLDLVGQSPGSPDEDPAGFPFGGWQAPLLDEVSGAQVGAAYEGTDALLLGRRTYDIFAAYWPHQEGGQDNEIATLFNSVPKYVASRGRPDLSWAGSTQLGPDLAGAVREVRERHEHVKVVGSLNLVQTLLREKLFDRLDLWVHPIVLGVGKKVFDGGAVPTSLTLLEPPAAGPKGTVYLRYGLVDGTPGTGDMGAPDRGAGRDD
- a CDS encoding SRPBCC family protein encodes the protein MNATPAIPPIRRTITVAAPVERAFRVFTDSVDSWWPAEYHIGRADYAGAVLEQGEGGRWYERGADGSECDWGRVLAWEPPHRLVLTWQINGDWQYDPDPGRASEIEVRFTPAGPDQTVVELEHRHLERLAGGQAMHDAVGGDGGWTGVLERFAKVAGDETGG
- a CDS encoding amidohydrolase produces the protein MTGTVFENARIHTLDPARPMAEAMLVRGERLVAVGSLDECRDRAGVGARRIDLGGMTVLPGLIDSHLHSASYVRGLEQVDLRGTTSLDEALARIARHAATLPPDAWLFGGRWDSHKWDRPVQPTRADLDRVCPDRPAVLPSVDGHTTWVNTAALRRLGIDAGTPDPIGGQIVRDERGEPTGILREAAGDAAADVMRTSLAGDLVAQLRTHLPRLLAVGLTSIHDIDGQDCRAAYETLYARGELPLRVHKSIPSTALDEAIDGGWATGDGDRWLRTGPVKIFTDGALGSHTCLMTEPYDGEPGNHGIAVTPAEEFERLVAKAAGAGIAVAAHAIGDAANQMVLEAYARWQERARTDPAGAATVRRLRHRIEHTQHLRPADVPLLARLGVIASMQPTHCTSDIPLTASMLAGRDLASYAWRSLLDAGATVAFGSDAPVEDPDPFHGIHAAVTRQQPDGTPPGGVDPHERLDLDAALHGFTVAGAYASYEEHLKGRLRPGMLADFIALPVDPYQVEPAGLRDITVALTVVGGVVRWQR
- a CDS encoding DUF1330 domain-containing protein codes for the protein MTVYALAQISIHDRERYDRYAAAFMPVLSAYGGRLLAADEAPRVVEGDWRHDKVVLVAFDSRESFERWATSPEYQDIARDRVAATDGVVLLVHGVPTLGNG
- a CDS encoding ArsR/SmtB family transcription factor — its product is MDTDGLGALGLLGDPTRRAIVELLARHPRSVGELAGELPISRPAVSQHLRALKDGGLVVDRAAGTRRVYRLDPAGLAAVRAYLDRLWNESLTAFQQAAEAAPTDDETDRSLE